The genomic DNA CCCCTTTGTCCAGGAGTTCCTTTACAAATTCACTGTAATGTAGCACTTTGGGAGTAGGCGGCTCAAGTCCATACCACTCTTTATATTCATATTTGAAGGCAGATAAGCACGCCGGACATGGAGTTACCAAAGTTTTTGCTCCAGTCTTTTTTATTCGGTTAATAGACTCGCTTGCCAGCTTAACTGCCGTATCTTTTCCTCCCAGGAGAAAAGCTGGCTTGCCACAGCACCATTCCTCTGAGCCTAAAACTGTAAAATCGTTGCCGCAAGCCTTTTTTAACGATTGATAAAAGGCTTGCGCTAATTCTGGAAGTCTAATGCTCGAAGTGCATCCCACCCATCCTATAATTTCGGCCTTTCCACCGGCCACCCCATCGATTTCTTCAAGCCATTCGCCTTTCATTTCAGAAGAGATAAAATAGGGGTTACCGTGCTCTAACATGCCTTTAAGCCCTTCATTAACATCGCTGGCAGGTTTAGCTGAGAGCTTTAATTCGCTTAATACTTGTCTAAGGAATAATGTCGCAGCTGGAGTAGCGACATTTCCAGGACAAACGAATTCACAATGCCTACATATGGTGCAAAGGTATGAAGCATCATATGCTATTTTTCCAAATTCCATCAAATGCCTCTGCAGCTCGGCTGAAAGATATCTAGGTCCTCCAAACTGTCCTCCTTTTAAAACTTCAAATGTAGGACAGATGGTTAGGCATAATCCGCATTTTATGCATCCATCTATGCTTTCCTGAACTTTCCTATAAAAACTTAAATCTACCAACAAACTCACCTCCCAAGAATTGATTTAGCAGCTTTATAAGCTGTCGTTATTGCAACACCCATACCGCTTTTCTCTGCTCTATAATCGTAGTAGCCTAAAATAGAGCCAGCCGCGTAAAGATTATCGTAAACTACCTTTCCATGGTGATCGACAGGTTTCATATTGCTGTTCACCATTACTCCTATCTTACTGAATGGCTGTCCAGATGGATTGAAGGGGTCTAAAGTAGCAAAGTATTCGCTGGGTATGTAGAGTGGCAGGTTAAATACTGATTCTTTGAAAGTTCTGTTTAATTCTTCGTCAACTTCGCATACTAGTCCTTCGCTGATGAAGTCGCCAGTAGCAAGTATAAAGTTATCGGCTTTAAATTCTAATTCTTTTGTTTTGCCAAATAAAACTGTTTGTTCGCCAATAACTTTCTCAACTCTACCATCTTTTATGACTGGTGTGACATTCATAATTTGGTAAGTTTTAATTCCCATTTTTTCACAAATATTATTTAAGACTCTTTGGATTCTTAATCCAGCAGCGTTTGGAGGAGCCATAGCTACTTCTCCTATTTTACATCCACAAGCGTTTTCGAGCTCTTCTATGCTCTTAACAAGCTCGAGTGTAGTGAATATAGATGGTAATAATATAACATCTGGTTCTTCGCTTTTAGCTATTTTAGACAATTCTGATTTGAAATCATTAAAGGCCTCCTCCTCCCCAAGTACGGAAGCTATCGTAGATGTTGTTAATGTAGGTATTCCTTCAACTCCTTTTACTGAGACTTTGGCGGCTTTCACCTTTATATGTCCTAGAGATCTTTTTTTCAAGTCTAGAGCAGCCACGGAAGTTGCCATTACAGGATTAAAATCTAAAAGACCGTTTATCCCTGTTAATAATATTTTCTTAGGTTCGTCTCCTATAATAGCAGGCTCTAGTGGTTTCTGAACAAATGTTGTTGGTTTTAAAGTGCCAAAACCTGTTATAACATAGAAATTGCTTTCGAGCGAGCCAACATATAATTCTTTAATTTCCTCTGGTAGATTGGCAAAAGCTTCAGAAACTATTTCTTCGGCTTTACCCGCGTCTCCTTCTCCAGCAATAATATAGGGATGATTATTATTGGTTATTGCCAGCATTTTAAATCCTGAAAGTGGTGGTTGGGCTATTCCTTGAACCTGTGGAATGTATGATAAAACGTCTAGACACCCGGAGCTTAAAGCTGTAGCACCGTATCCTCTAGCTATTATTGACACTTTTTTGCCAGATTTCGCTAAATTTGCTGCTGCAACAACGCCAGCGATACCTTTACCTATAACAAGAACATCGGTTTCCATGTTTCTCCCCTACATTCCAAATAACCGATCAAAATTGCCTAAAGCGTTATAAATTGATAATAGTAGTGAGGCTTGTCTGAGTTGGTGTTCGAACAAGACTTCTCTATTACCAAGCCATCTTCCTCTTAATGCCTCTGCAAAGTCTTCAAGCACTTTCTCTACTGGTCTCTTCGTAAACTCATGTATTAATGCTGCAGCCCTATAGGAGCAAGTCTGTCCTTGGCACGTACCAGCGGAAAGCCTACATCTTCTTCTTAAATCTTTAACTCCGATAGCCCATGTTTTTTCTAGGGCATATTTAATTTCTGCAGCAGTTACCATCTCACAAGTACATACTATGCTTTTAAGCTCTGGAGTTTTCTGAGTTGCTGGTAGAAATTCATTAACTAAGGATCCCCATCTATGAACAGCTCTAGATACCAACGCGTTATATAGCCCGTATTTCCGGGCTAATTCTTCAATATTAACTTCCTCCTCTGCACCTGGTAAAGGCTCTATATGGGTGCGGCAATTAGCTTTTATTCCTAGTTTTTTTGTAACTACGTCTGTTAATTTTTCGGCCATTAGCCTGCTAGTGCACATTTTACCTCCGCCTATAGTTATGAAGCCTTCTACTCCTTCTGTTGCTTCGTGGTCAAAAACTCTGAAAGTTCTAGAGATTTCTCTGCCACTAGCCCCCCCGCCTATTAAAGGTCTTGGAGCAGCGAATGCTCTTAAAATTCTAGTATGCCTGATTATTGGAGCTATTTCAACTGCAGCTTTGTACATTTTAACTATTTCAGGCTTTGTGGGATATGATTTGTCTGGGTCATC from Thermoproteales archaeon includes the following:
- a CDS encoding (Fe-S)-binding protein: MVDLSFYRKVQESIDGCIKCGLCLTICPTFEVLKGGQFGGPRYLSAELQRHLMEFGKIAYDASYLCTICRHCEFVCPGNVATPAATLFLRQVLSELKLSAKPASDVNEGLKGMLEHGNPYFISSEMKGEWLEEIDGVAGGKAEIIGWVGCTSSIRLPELAQAFYQSLKKACGNDFTVLGSEEWCCGKPAFLLGGKDTAVKLASESINRIKKTGAKTLVTPCPACLSAFKYEYKEWYGLEPPTPKVLHYSEFVKELLDKGAISFRNVAGELPEKIIYHDPCELGRGLGIYDEPREVLEAIPGILVLEYDDKRENSKCCGGGGGMFGVYSDLSMAIAARKLKEALKMGAKALVSSCPACMLNFKYAAINYEIPIEVLDLSQVVEKAVSQKT
- the glpB gene encoding anaerobic glycerol-3-phosphate dehydrogenase subunit B, whose protein sequence is METDVLVIGKGIAGVVAAANLAKSGKKVSIIARGYGATALSSGCLDVLSYIPQVQGIAQPPLSGFKMLAITNNNHPYIIAGEGDAGKAEEIVSEAFANLPEEIKELYVGSLESNFYVITGFGTLKPTTFVQKPLEPAIIGDEPKKILLTGINGLLDFNPVMATSVAALDLKKRSLGHIKVKAAKVSVKGVEGIPTLTTSTIASVLGEEEAFNDFKSELSKIAKSEEPDVILLPSIFTTLELVKSIEELENACGCKIGEVAMAPPNAAGLRIQRVLNNICEKMGIKTYQIMNVTPVIKDGRVEKVIGEQTVLFGKTKELEFKADNFILATGDFISEGLVCEVDEELNRTFKESVFNLPLYIPSEYFATLDPFNPSGQPFSKIGVMVNSNMKPVDHHGKVVYDNLYAAGSILGYYDYRAEKSGMGVAITTAYKAAKSILGR